The stretch of DNA AAGTCCTATTTTATCTGGATGGTAGAGCCTAGCAGATCATCACCAAGACTGCACAAATGGCCAATAAAAAGAATAGTACTATCCCTTTCCACGTGACACGGAAAATGAGAAGATCATTAAGAGTTTGCTGAGAATGGAAATATTGAGACCACGGACTACTCATCAAGAGGCAATTACCATCACTCGAATTTAGAACAGGCATCAAGAGGCAATCCACCTATATCTATTTCAAGATAACAAATATTAACACATAGTAAGGTAATCGATAAGTAGTATCTTTTAATGACAAAAAGTACTACTTTTTCTCGATATTAAGTATTTTGGAGTCTGAAAATAGAAGTTTGCCTCAAACTAATCATTAGCTGGATTGCAGAAGCCTGGCAGATCATTACCAAACCCGTACAAATGGCCACAAAAACGCATTATATTATCCCTTTTCCACTTACATAGAAGTACATTAAGGAGAACTGGCACAGACGCATAAAGATGAGAAGATCATTAAGAGTTTTGCTGACAATGGCAATGTTGAGACAAGGACTGCTCATCAAGAGGCAATTACGAACACTCTTCGGCCACACTCAATCCAGTATTAAAAAGGAGATCAAATATAGCAAAGACAGATACAATCCACCCCAATATCCACTTCAACACGATCAACATATTTACCTGCatatttgtttgaagttaaatccACAGCCGAATCATCTTCTTCGCCTGTGCTGAATGATATGCTTTCACTCTTGCTCATGTTCTCTAGATGGGGGAAGTGATATCTAATGGCATAGTCTGCTAAAGTACGCACAATCTCAAGATCCTTTTTACCCCTAGAGGCATGTAGTTGGTAAGAACCAAAACGCAGGAAGGATTGAGCAACTCTACAGACAATTGCACCAGGCTCATCCTTCGGGTTCCCACTGCATGAGGAAAAACGGAGTCATCAACAGCGGAAACAAAAACACACTTGAATGGACCAAAAAGACCAACTATCCCGAGCATAATCCTATAACATGGATCCCTTTTCAGACTCCAAGTCTTCAGTGAAAAAAGTTCACAAGTGGTTCTCATCAATTTTAATGTAAAAACTGTGTTTATATCATTCTTCGAAAGAGTCTTGgactcaaaaatattttaaaacaaaaatgatagacataCTGTgaatttaactatatatatacagagagagagagagagagagagagagagagagaatgcaACAAAAGTCTCAATGTATCCTGGCAGATTAAATGGCACCAAAACTGTAAGAGTAACTAACATACTCATAAAACATGTCCCTAGTGACATCTTTTCCTGTCGTTACAAGACAGAGTGCTCTTGTAGTTGGGATTCCAAGGCTGTGCATTGCTTCACTGCAGAGGAATTCCCGAATACTACTCCGAAGCACTGCGAGACCATCAGCAAAACGGCTATATGGGGTCTTCCCAGCACCCTTTAGCTGCAGCTCCCACCTTTCGGATTTTGAATTCAAAACCTCTCCAAGAGTTATTGCTCGACCATCACCTAGCTGACCGGCCCACGTCCCAAACTGATGTCCTCCATAGTTCTGGGCATAAGGCACACTGAACAAGCAAATATAACATAACATGCTATAAGACTTAAAAAGTTTAAGCAGATCCAAACTAGAGAAGCGACACTTACGCTCCCACTAAAGGTGATGCCCCTGAGAACAGAAGTGGAAAACCAGGCCTCTCAAATCTGAAAGGTTAAAAAGAATTCAGTGTCACTTCCGTCACAACACAATTAGAAAGGACAATCTTCAGCAAGCATTAAAACCTCACTCTTTAGGATCCAACTCAAGTAACTCTGCTACTGATTCTGACCACACAACGAGCTGGGGATTCTCCACCTCTACAGAAGGCAACACTTTTGTATAGCAAGCATGCAATACCTACATAAGCACAATATTTGACTCGGCTAACTAACTTGCAACACAATTTCCATCCTATGCAACAAAATCAACATCATATTACATCATAGAAAAATTCATAGGGGACTGCAGCACTTAATACATATGAAACATCAGGATTTCAAATTTCTTGCTATGCAGACACACTACGAGTAGAGATTTTAATCTTCCTCATCCGGCTACTACCATGAAACAAGTCTATAAAATATCAAACTTGTGAACCATTTCAATATTGCCAAATGAAAACTCACAGAAGTTCACCTAGTGTCTGAACCTCAATTGAATAAAACTTCAACGAAATTTCTATCAAGACAATTTTCAAGCACAAATTTTACAAACATGAATAACTTgcaataaaataaattttcttcAGATTATAATTGAAAGGGAATGCAGCACTTATTACATATCCAACATCAATATTTCAACTTTCTTGTTATGCTGCCAAAGAAACTCTCATAAACTAGCAAAAGATGAACCTTCCTCATATAGCTAATAATCCACGAGTATATTCAAAGGCCGTTCGGGTGACATGATTGTAAATAGCTGATAAACTTCAAGTGATTAAAAACATTTTTAAGTGATGGTTTTACaaataagcagttacgtgttCAGATAAAAGTGTTGAAACTAGAAAGGTGATGTTGCGGTAAAAAAAATGCTTGACCAACTAAGCTTAGCCAAAGACCCTcttaattttcttttaataacCATGGTGTCCGGCCGGCTTGTGAACACCTTGACTAATTCTACGGGATACCTAATAACTCCCACCAGCATGAGGTACCagataactctatccaccaagccTCGGAAAAAAGATTGAAAGAATCCCCTAGTGTTTTTTGTCTCTGGGagttgaacctgagacctcatggttctaaCCTAGGTCTCATGGTTGTAAGCCACTTGACTGACCACTGGGTCACACCTTTGCTGACCACTGGTCACACCCTTGGGTGCCAAACACCCTCTTATTAACTCTCTCAATTGTAATCATTTTCAACAATTGCCAATAAAAAGTTAACGAAATTACAATTAGTTCTAATACATAAGGGAACTTTCCAGTTTCAAATCAAATCAACAATTCAATAAAGATCACAgcttcaattaaaaaaaaaaacaatcaagATTTCACAAAAATAGAAAAGACCTCTCTTGGGATGGTATCGGTTCTTAGATCAGCAGGAAGTTCACGAACAAAAGAATGATCCCAATTAAGCTCTTCTAGTTTCAACAAACGTTTGCTATTGCTGCTATCATTATTTTctaaactttgtttcttgaaattGTCAGCAACTGAATCAACGGTGGAAGCAGTAGCTGAGTCCATAGATGAAGAAAATAATAGACGGCGGTGATGGGGTTGAATTGGGAGTGAAAAGGGGTTGTTTGGGTGAAAAGAAAATCTGGGTCGGAGAAGAGAAGAACGGAGGTGGAAGAGAGCGGTGGATGAAGCTGAAATGCGAGAAAGCATTTGCATACTTGTCTGTGTTTTAATCTTAAAAAGGGGACATAATTgaaatagtagtagtagtagtacgtATTACTTTTTTTTTGGTTGTATCTTTACACAAATAACAGTTGAATTCCAGTTTAATTCTCCTATTCAGTATACATTATTATACAAAATTCTCTTTATTATAACAGTCATTTTCTATATTAGGATTTCAATATAGCAACCATATTTTTCTGAAACTAATTTTTCATATTATGTTATAATAGATGTTCTCAGTAACATCACTTCAttatcagaggcggatccaggatttaaagtTTATGGATTCCTATAGCGACCTTAAATAAATATACAATAAGTAAATGGGTTCACAATCAAATATTTATGGATATTTAGCGAATTTTGTAATATATATACAAGGTATATacaaaagctactgggttcccgggaacccacATGTAATAGGTTGGATCCGCCCCTGTTCATTATATAAGCAAAAAAATATCATAGCAAACGAGGTTGTAATTGAGAGGTTTGACATACTATTCATAAAtgatacatatattatatgtcTGCCAACCATTTTTAGTTTAAGTAGTTACGTGAGTGGATGTTTAAGttaattctttttttctttttttttttggtttataACTCATACTTGTATTCGCTTTGAAACTTAACAAATTCGACTCGcgctaaaaaattatattttggaGGTCAAAAATAAGCTTCCTTCCAAATGCGACTCTACACCCAAAGCTCAAATTAGAAATATTTAATTAAGAATGTAAGGTACTTATCACTAGTTGTTTGACAAACCAGAACTATGACTCTTTTTATGTGAAAGTATTGATACTTTGGTCCCTCAGTTTGTTAAAATCCACTTTGTCTCTTTCTACCTAAGGTTATATATATTTATAGGGTTAATAGGGAATCATAAAAGGTCGATAGCTAGTTATCGATGGTACAAATTCAAATTAGTCGAATTAGAGGGTTCTGAATGGCGAATGCTTGAAGAAAGAAATAAAACTCTTAAACTTTGAGATAAACCATTGACAATACGATTAGTATTGTTGCCTCTTAATGATTAGGTTGTCTAATTAAGGACCTCCTTAATCTATTTGAGCATATAagctttttttccctttttaataTTATGCATTGATTTGATGAAATGGTACATGTGCATGTGAAAAACTACTTCATTCTCTTACAATTCTTACaccatatttttgaattttacaattcttacaattcttatgtccagcTCTAAATCTCCTTACACGTTTGTTTGTTAAAACTTAATAGCAAAAGTGATGCATAATTAggaggaaaaatgacattgtataaaatatataaatttgtatattatttgtatatatatacattttgtatattatatacaaaaattatacaaattttatacacttttcggCTACCAAATATAATTAGTTTCTAATGCGGACTAAAAGTAATAATACCGCTAATTAGGATGTTACTAACTCAGACGTTGGTGTCAATGATTAAATTCAAGAAATTACAAAAAGGAAATGTGTTGTGTGCTCAATCGATAAGATGAAGACCAAATTTAGAGATTATCTATAGGTAGGGAGCCAAAATTGCAATTTTCTCTTTTATGTTTCGTGAGAATTTGGTTTTATACAGTCATTGtatctttttctctttctttgttTGGAACTTTGACATCTTGTCATTGTTTAATGAGATGGAATGCTAGgacaattttaataatttttatatatgtaAATGTACCCATCAGGTAATCCATTGATGCTACTGTTTGAAAATTCTTCCCATTTTACATTACCTAGTTTGACATAATTTTGATTTTAATGACGAATATTCCAAGGGATTAGTGATTAGAATTGACTAGATACGTGCTGAAAACAACCACCAAGCCATTTACAATTTTCTTAAAACAAAGAAAGTTAATAGCAAAGACAAAATCATGGTCCAATTAGATATGTAATAAAAGGGTAGCACGGTGaattaagctcccgctatgcacggAGTCCGGGGGAAAGGactggaccacaagggtctattgtacgcaactttaccctgcatttctgcaatgCAAGAGGTTATTTCCACAGCTAGAAACCGTGAcccctggtcacatggcagcaactttaccagttacgccaaggctcccttcCAATTAGATATGTAATCATTCAAAGATATAACTATGATTTTGCCATAGTGAATAGTTCAACAATGTTGTGACTATGCTTTTCCTGATTCAGCGTCTATCAGAAACAACTTCTCCGCCTTCACATGATGACAGTAAGGTCTGCGTAAGCACTACCTTACCTCACTCGGTTTGTGGTTGTTTGTCATAGTGAATATTTCTTAGGCACATttgagaaagacaattgtttGACTGCTGCTTCAATTGAGCCTCAAGAGACGGATGGAAGCCTAAGTTAGCATAATCTTGGCCTTGGAAAACTGATTCTGTGTTGGTGGTCTAAGCTGCATTGACTGCTCCTCTCAACCACAGTCCAGTTCCAGCTGACAAGATCATTAAATACACATTTCAGAGACATCAAAACAcagaggtcaaatgctaaaaaaagTAGTACAGGTTCTCTCATAGTATGGAAAACCAACTTTTGCACTTAACATGGCAACAACAAACTGATAAAATGGGAGCAATAGGGCTCGTTTATTAAAGCTCTTTGGTTTCCAGAAAATGAATCAAAATGCTTTCCATAGACCAAGAACAACGCACGGGTAGATTTTCACAAAAACTAACACAAATAATGAGCAGAGCAATGGAACCATGATTTACCTCAGCATAAATACCAAAGCTGATGGACAAATAACTGCAAATCAAAATGAGTTCATGGGAATCCATATATAAGTCGAAAAAGGTATTTTGTCCGTCTCCCCTATTTGTCAGTACAAATTTCCAGGTAAAAGATCAAtgggaaaaattaccattagacGATTTACATACAGATCTAACAACAACCATACTACAGTGTCTTATATTGGACAATCTATGATGGTGTGGGATAAATTTTATGCAGGAAAAAACAAGATTTTAGGCACTGAATCCTATGGGATTGAAAGGGCAAAAGAGAGGGTACACCAGACCTGGTTGTATATCTTCAAGGCACTTTGAATAATTTACCTGATTGTGTTCATTGGCAAATTAAGCTGTTTAGTGACAATCCTTTTCCTTAGCTGACAGTATTCAGTTCAACACTGAGGCGACTGAGAACTCTTGCACCTCTATCTGAAGCCACAACAACGGCATCTCAGAAGTTATCGTACCAAAGGCATGTGATCGTAAAAACACCTTCTTGTCCATTGGAATTCCTAGCCCTTTGAACTAAGAAGCTATCGCGCCTTTTCCAATGAGGCAAGTAGGTTTCGCATCTCCGTCGCTTTGCTACTCATTCCATTTACTGAATAGGCTTTAATCATACTTCTGTACGTTATCTTATCGGGCTTACATCCGCTTCTTTCCATCATCTCAAGTACCCCTTTCATCTCCACAAAGCATCCCATCATCCCATACGCATCCACTAGGCAGTTAAAAAACACTGTGTCAAGCGCCACGTCAGAATTCTCAATGAATCGCAAAATAGCTCCGACTTTTTCAGCTTTACCAGCCTTCCCATATGCTCTTACAAGTGAACAAAGAGTAACACAGTTTGGTTTTATCCTCTCAGACTGCATCAGCCTAAAAAGAAATTCCATCTGCTTTAAATCCCCAGCCCTTCCAAATGCATCTATTACGATATTATAGGTAACTATCGTCCATGAAAAATGGTATTTCTGCATAAACTCCATTACAGCACTCATTTTCTCATAATTTTCTGTTTTCCCATATGAATCTAAGAGTATGTTAAATGTCTTAATGCTTGGTTCAATTCCAGCACTCTGAAACTTCTCGTAGCATTTTTCCATAATTTCTATTTGCCCACTGCCACCAAATGCTCTCAATGTTGAGTTCATGGTCCACACATCTGGCTTGCAGTCTCTTCGCCGCAGCATTTCAACAAGTGTGGATTCCATCTCTTTGAACCTTTGGCAATTAAAAGAATAACCGAATCAATTTCCCTATCAATACAAACTAATGCCCACACTTGTGTCTGAGAAAATGATATCAACGGTATAAAACATTTTAGTAAGCAAAGATAGCACAAAGCCAAAAGTTAGATAGCGTCGTGGAGCTCATTTCACAACTAGGTAGAAAACTCAAGTTCCAGTTGTGCATAATTAAAACTTTCTTGTCAGCTAAGGTGGAAAATCAGAAATAGAACTATAACGCTGAAAAGTAACCAAACCTTTTTGCTTTGCCATAGGAATCAATGAGTGTATTATATGTTACTGTATTGGGTTTAGTTCCCATAAAATCCATGTCCGAAAGCAGGATTTGCACTTTATCGAAGTCATAAACCTGAAGGCAGGACTTCATCAGGATGGTATATGTGAAGACATCGGGTTGGCAGTTTGGAGTGTTCTTCATCTCTTCTAGGATAGAAAAAGCTTTGTGAAAAAGACCACTGCGGCTATAGGCAGACAAAAGAGCAGTGTAAGCTTCTTGATTCACGACACAGCCTTCTTCCACCATCATCTCAAATAGGGATTGAGCTTTTTCGGGTTGCTTACATTTCCCAAGCATGACGATTAATTTGATATAAATACCCGCGTTGGGCCTGTACCACAGCTGCTCCTGGAGGAGTTCAAAGACCTGAAAGCCCAAAAGGGAATCATGATAATGCTTTGGGTACCTCTACAGAATTTAATCACCGCCAAAACATAACCAAATGTTTCCTCTAACACATAAACATACAATAACAACCCAGTgagttcccacaagtggggtctggtaACACATGAACATAAAAAATCAGTAAACAGAAATCATCTTTCATATGCTCAGCAATGGCATTTGGTTCGTAGAAACCACTCTCCTAGCAATGCAGCATGAATCAACTTGAACAAAGGAAAACGTTACAAACTTATGATTCTACATTTCTCAGTCCAAACAAAACTGCACCATCATAATCAGTTCCCAGTAAAAAATATCCAACTTGGCTTCCAAAGTGAAGAAACAAAAAGAGCATTAAAAAGTAAAAACTCAATACGTGCATCAAATGTGTTGTACAATATGCAGTTATAATAGTACCCCTCAGTCCAGACAAAAAAAATGCACCATAATTATCAATTCCCAGAAAAATTCCAACTTGGATTCCAAGATTAGGATATAAGAAAAATCAACAAGTGCTTCCAATGTGTTGTACAATAGCCAGTTATAATAGTACCTTCCTCAGTCCAAACAAAACATTGCACCACTCAAACAAAAAACGCACAATGATTATCAATTCGCAGAATAATTCCAACTTTGGCTCCAAAATTAAAAACTCAACATGTGCTTCAGCAATTGTACCATATACAGTTATGATTGTACCTTCCTCAGTCCAGACGAAAGTTTGCACTACAATTATCAGTTCCCAGAAAAATTCCAACTTGGGTTGCAAAATTCAGAATAAAAACTCAAAATAACTATACAAAAAAAAAACACGAACCTTGAGAGCAGATTCCCAACGCAAAGCAGTAATACGTTCGTGAAGAGCTTCAAGAACAGTACGTGGCAAAAGCTTCTTAGAATTCCCCTTTTTCTTCTTATACTCAATAACTGCTTTTGTAGCTTCTCTACGTAGAATTATGGATATGGCTTTTTGTGAAGCTATCTTTTTATTGGtttcttcttttctctcttttgCTTCTTTCTCCTTTAGCTTCTCAAGATTCAGTGAAGAATTCGGGTCAATGGATTTGGACCCGGGTATGATGAGATTTTTTTGGGTTAATGGGTCGGTTCTTGGTGGTCTGAATGATGGAGGAGGAATTGGATTGGACGCCATGAGAGTGTGCTCTGTGTTTGCTGAAGTCTGTAAATATGAGGCTGAAATGTTTTATTAGATTGGTTTTTGGGTGAGGGAAAAAGGAATAGAAAAATTAGATTATATGTTTTTGACCATACATAAATAAATGTGATGTTAATTTTCAACTTATGTATtagtatttttgtttttttaaccCCAGAAAAACTACTCCCAAGCGAGTGGTAAGCACGTGAGAGCACTGagttaattaataaaaaataaaaggatttaaCTAATATATGTTCAcagaataaatatttttttttatattagtgTACGTTAACTTATTATAGCAAGTTAAGTATTTATCTTTTAGGTAAAATAATAATTTCCACTACTTTTGTACCACTGTAATTTTGTGACTATTTCGCTAGCATGCTCTAGGCTTTTTTGTTTGAGACTTATATCCTATTAGCGAGAATTTTTTCTCTCTAGTCTTGTCTCCTCACTAATGTTTCCGCAGAATAAAATTACTCACGTCAAAGTTAAGATTAGTTCACATAGTAATACCTATATTaggattattaaaaaaaataaaaaaaaaaaaacaataataataactatGTTTCAGTTTTAAACAAGTTACAAAATATCTCCGGAAGCAAAAACATAAAATACtttctccgttttaatttatgtgaacctatttgactgggcacggagttcaAAAAAAGAGAATACATTTTGAACGTGTGATGTAAAATAAGACACAGATATTTTGTGTGAGTATAAATCGTTGCataaggtaaattgtttccaaataaggattggggtcattcttttttgcacggactaaaaagaaaataggctcgcataaattgaaacagagggagtatcaTTTTTCTGAGAAAAAAACAGTTAAAGCAATAACAACTACgcctcaatcccaaactagttgAGATTAACTATACTCATTCTCTTctacaaaaaggaaaaagaaagaacaaagaaAGATATTCCTTTTCTTGCCAAGCTGTGCAGGCTGTTCTAAATGCACACACTATTATAGCTCATACAAGATGATTGAAagaaaacaccaaaaatacaagTCCTAATCTGCataggaaaaaaaaaaataatgcaaCTAAAATACACAAGTTAGGATCATGGAAGCAGTAGCCACCCTTTACCAAAACCACAAAAAGAGCCCTCAATTCCATATCTCTTGTAAGAATCAGGTGTCGGAAATTTAACATGGGCCGTCATCTCAATGGGTTCAGAAACCACACGTTTCTCTGGATCATCATAGCGTACATCCACATATCCGCTCAGTGGAAGGCCATCAGAAGACTAGCCAGAAAGCACCATTTTGTGACAATGCCTAACACTTCCCATGCAACACCAGGTAGAAACTCTATAAACTGTCGATGAATTCTACAATAAGATTTACCATGTGAGAATCATAGGCAGGCCCTTCCAACTCAAAGTGGCCAATACCTTCGATAAGATGTTTCTCTACACGTCCTGCGGCACATCTAAGCTTGTTGTTTAGCTGCTTAATGCTGGTGAATCCGTCTTGTGTGCCCATGATGAAGAGCTTTGATTTGGGTGATTTTAATATGTTTTTGTGATGTCGACCAAAGAGGATTGAGGCCATTAAACCAAAAGGGTACCCAATACTTACATAACCTACAATCTGTTCAACCTGTTCTACTGCAGATCCTGCTATTGGTGCACCTGTTAAAAACGTATATAAAAAATGAGATAAATTGATGGGAAATGGTTACACCACCATTATCAGGTAAATATGTCATAAAGGGAAAGTTGAACATCAAACATGCAAATCTTATTTCCTCTGTTTCTTTTCGACAAGCAACAAATAAATTTTCAGAGTCCATCCTTCCAACAAATGGTAATGCAACATAAAACAGTGAGACAAAAGTAAACAAATGGTCATACCATCCTCCTAACTAACCCGAAGATTCTTTCTAATCAGGCAAAATAGAAGTCCCGAAATTTCTAAGGAATTGTATCACATCCAAAAATGTTTTGCTACAGCTAACCTTTTAGCTTatcttataaaaaaaaaactgaTGTTACAGCTAACCTAAGGAACAAATTTTTTGAAAGAACAGATTTATTAGTAGCCAGGTAATCTGCTCAAATAGTCAAATAGCATTTGACATGGTATGCTGGAGAATATGATAGAGCGATGTGATGTTATTGCTTACT from Nicotiana tomentosiformis chromosome 11, ASM39032v3, whole genome shotgun sequence encodes:
- the LOC104110518 gene encoding uncharacterized protein; amino-acid sequence: MQMLSRISASSTALFHLRSSLLRPRFSFHPNNPFSLPIQPHHRRLLFSSSMDSATASTVDSVADNFKKQSLENNDSSNSKRLLKLEELNWDHSFVRELPADLRTDTIPREVLHACYTKVLPSVEVENPQLVVWSESVAELLELDPKEFERPGFPLLFSGASPLVGAVPYAQNYGGHQFGTWAGQLGDGRAITLGEVLNSKSERWELQLKGAGKTPYSRFADGLAVLRSSIREFLCSEAMHSLGIPTTRALCLVTTGKDVTRDMFYDGNPKDEPGAIVCRVAQSFLRFGSYQLHASRGKKDLEIVRTLADYAIRYHFPHLENMSKSESISFSTGEEDDSAVDLTSNKYAAWAVEVAERTASMIARWQGVGFTHGVMNTDNMSVLGLTIDYGPFGFLDAFDPSYTPNTTDLPYRRYCFANQPDIGLWNVAQFAKTLSTAELLNDKESNYVMERYGIKFMDDYQAIMMKKLGLAKYNKQMIGDLLKNMAVDKVDYTNFFRLLSNVKADPTIPAEQLLIPLKAALLDIGMERKEAWTSWVKSYIQELSTSGVSDQERKASMNSVNPKYILRNYLCQSAIDAAEQGDFGEARRLLKVMQYPFDEQPGMEKYARLPPAWAYRPGVGMLSCSS
- the LOC104110519 gene encoding pentatricopeptide repeat-containing protein At5g48730, chloroplastic, which produces MASNPIPPPSFRPPRTDPLTQKNLIIPGSKSIDPNSSLNLEKLKEKEAKERKEETNKKIASQKAISIILRREATKAVIEYKKKKGNSKKLLPRTVLEALHERITALRWESALKVFELLQEQLWYRPNAGIYIKLIVMLGKCKQPEKAQSLFEMMVEEGCVVNQEAYTALLSAYSRSGLFHKAFSILEEMKNTPNCQPDVFTYTILMKSCLQVYDFDKVQILLSDMDFMGTKPNTVTYNTLIDSYGKAKRFKEMESTLVEMLRRRDCKPDVWTMNSTLRAFGGSGQIEIMEKCYEKFQSAGIEPSIKTFNILLDSYGKTENYEKMSAVMEFMQKYHFSWTIVTYNIVIDAFGRAGDLKQMEFLFRLMQSERIKPNCVTLCSLVRAYGKAGKAEKVGAILRFIENSDVALDTVFFNCLVDAYGMMGCFVEMKGVLEMMERSGCKPDKITYRSMIKAYSVNGMSSKATEMRNLLASLEKAR